A portion of the Chromobacterium sp. IIBBL 290-4 genome contains these proteins:
- a CDS encoding ABC transporter permease subunit, with product MKLPVLKGLPSGRTTAIAVPFLFLFVFFLLPFLLVVGISFSQQQLGIPPYTPLSKLENDVFSIALNIGHYKFMLHDDLYFATYISSVEMAFVSTVLCLVIGYPMAYYIARAEGTTRNTLMMMVMLPFWTSYLIRVYAWIGILKNDGFLNQFLLWLGVISKPLHLYHTNWGVYIGMVFSYLPFMIMPLYAHLVKMDLTLLEAAYDLGAKPWRAFWQVTLPLSKNGIIAGSLLVFIPAVGEYVIPELLGGSDTLMIGRVMWDEFFNNMDWPMAATVTCCMVLLLLVPMALFQHYQVKTMEESR from the coding sequence ATGAAACTACCGGTTCTGAAAGGTTTGCCGTCGGGCAGGACGACGGCGATCGCCGTGCCCTTCTTATTCTTGTTTGTTTTCTTTCTGCTGCCTTTCCTGCTGGTGGTCGGCATCAGCTTTTCGCAGCAGCAACTGGGCATTCCGCCCTACACCCCGCTGAGCAAGCTGGAAAACGATGTCTTTTCCATCGCGCTGAATATCGGCCATTACAAGTTCATGCTGCACGACGACTTGTATTTCGCCACCTATATCAGTTCGGTGGAGATGGCCTTTGTTTCCACGGTGTTGTGCCTGGTGATCGGCTACCCGATGGCGTATTACATCGCCCGCGCCGAAGGCACGACGCGCAACACGCTGATGATGATGGTGATGCTGCCGTTCTGGACCTCCTATCTGATCCGGGTTTACGCCTGGATAGGCATTCTGAAGAACGATGGTTTTCTCAACCAGTTCCTGCTGTGGCTGGGCGTGATCAGCAAACCCTTGCATCTGTATCACACCAATTGGGGCGTTTATATCGGCATGGTGTTTTCCTACCTGCCTTTCATGATCATGCCCTTGTACGCCCACTTGGTGAAAATGGACCTGACGCTGCTGGAGGCGGCCTATGACCTGGGCGCCAAACCGTGGCGCGCGTTCTGGCAGGTGACCTTGCCCTTGTCCAAGAACGGCATCATCGCCGGCAGCCTGCTGGTGTTCATCCCCGCGGTGGGGGAGTACGTGATACCGGAGTTATTGGGCGGTTCGGACACGCTGATGATAGGCCGGGTGATGTGGGATGAATTCTTCAACAATATGGACTGGCCGATGGCCGCCACCGTGACTTGCTGCATGGTGCTGCTGCTGCTGGTGCCCATGGCCTTGTTCCAGCACTACCAGGTGAAGACGATGGAGGAATCGCGATGA
- a CDS encoding polyamine ABC transporter substrate-binding protein yields the protein MNKKLVRKVLCSLLLALPAVGAGAADKVLNVYNWSDYIAKTTIPGFEKQSGVKVKYDVYDSDDTLQAKMLTGRAGYDIVVPTSNFMAKQIEAGIYQKLDKSKLPNLANLDKSLMAKIVDADPGNAHGVPWAYGTDGLGYNFTKVKAILGNNVPLDNWDILFDPKYVSKLKDCGVSVLDQANDVFAVTLHHLGKDPNSKNPADYQAAFEALKKIRPYITQFNSSGYINDLANGDICLALGWSGDVNIAKHRAAEAKRSYQLGYVIPKSGAPIWFDVMVIPKDAPHPEEAHKWINYIETPEVNAEITNEVFYPTVNAAARKFVKPEIASDPTIYPPESVMKTLFLLKPLPPDIMRLQNRLWTQLKTGR from the coding sequence ATGAACAAGAAACTGGTTCGCAAAGTTCTGTGCTCGCTGTTGCTGGCCTTGCCCGCTGTCGGCGCGGGGGCCGCCGACAAGGTGCTCAATGTTTACAATTGGTCGGACTACATCGCCAAAACCACCATCCCCGGCTTTGAAAAGCAGAGCGGCGTGAAGGTGAAGTACGATGTCTACGACAGCGATGACACCTTGCAAGCCAAGATGCTGACCGGCCGCGCCGGCTACGACATCGTGGTGCCGACCTCCAACTTCATGGCCAAGCAGATCGAGGCCGGCATTTACCAGAAGCTGGACAAGTCCAAGCTGCCCAATCTGGCCAATCTGGATAAATCGCTGATGGCCAAGATCGTCGACGCCGATCCCGGCAACGCGCATGGCGTGCCTTGGGCTTACGGCACGGATGGCCTGGGCTACAACTTCACCAAGGTCAAGGCCATACTCGGCAATAACGTTCCGCTCGACAACTGGGACATTCTGTTCGATCCCAAATATGTTTCCAAGTTGAAGGATTGCGGCGTGTCGGTGCTGGATCAGGCCAATGATGTGTTCGCCGTCACCTTGCACCACCTGGGCAAGGACCCCAACAGCAAGAACCCCGCCGATTACCAGGCCGCATTCGAAGCGCTGAAGAAGATCCGGCCCTACATCACCCAGTTCAACTCTTCCGGCTACATCAACGACCTGGCCAATGGCGACATCTGTCTGGCGCTGGGCTGGTCGGGCGACGTCAATATCGCCAAGCACCGCGCCGCCGAAGCCAAGCGCTCCTATCAGCTGGGCTATGTGATTCCCAAGTCCGGCGCGCCGATCTGGTTCGATGTGATGGTGATCCCCAAGGATGCGCCGCATCCGGAAGAGGCGCACAAGTGGATCAACTACATCGAAACCCCGGAAGTGAACGCCGAAATCACCAACGAGGTGTTCTATCCGACGGTGAACGCGGCGGCGCGCAAGTTCGTCAAGCCGGAAATCGCCAGCGATCCGACCATCTACCCGCCGGAGTCGGTCATGAAGACGCTGTTCCTGCTCAAGCCGCTGCCGCCTGACATCATGCGCCTGCAGAACCGCCTGTGGACGCAGCTGAAAACCGGCCGCTAA
- a CDS encoding DUF3138 family protein, which produces MKKVLISALIAALPGAAWADAKADEIARLKAQLQQLQQQVQQLQKAMEAVSASETAKTAATAAEEESKADLKERVAGMELKVDRLNTAANEGPIAGLSITGYLDPTYIYNRGMNSSGFQFLNHQNVYAYSNSTFGDVYLDIKKTFGVGPTAPSAEITIMPNRGSGNTLLDGGAGNNIINTAVINFPLSDTWSVNAGLQNSFGGYEVQQSNQMLTLTHGLLYDFSDPGSYVGAGFAWSHDVWSWKFMLANEQYRTHANIASNSNNQTTGLPVSKSNNTPSITARVDYNWSSALDLGWSFNAGKQTLLTSAAQNPQVPPANGCQAGNVGYGYQCTSANPYSNYFFTEADASYTLGDIQYNAEVDYGQQQNAAWSGGSAEWYGLSLLGHRKWMTESLGKMGATVRYDYLNNSKNGGGGGGVALNGNGFDGVNAFGISQDCVAAGSSDCKGANRQALTFDWLLFPTDQLTLKFEYRHDWASQNVFLRNDGSYRKSNDLIGAQAVYTF; this is translated from the coding sequence ATGAAGAAAGTTCTGATCAGTGCGTTGATCGCTGCGCTGCCCGGCGCGGCCTGGGCAGACGCCAAGGCGGACGAAATCGCCCGGCTCAAGGCGCAATTGCAGCAATTGCAGCAACAGGTGCAGCAATTGCAAAAGGCGATGGAGGCGGTCTCCGCCTCCGAAACCGCCAAGACTGCGGCGACTGCCGCCGAGGAGGAATCCAAGGCGGACTTGAAGGAGCGGGTAGCTGGGATGGAACTGAAGGTGGACCGGCTCAATACTGCCGCGAATGAGGGGCCTATCGCGGGTTTGAGCATTACCGGCTATCTGGACCCTACTTATATCTATAACCGCGGCATGAACAGTTCGGGTTTTCAGTTTCTGAACCATCAGAACGTCTATGCCTACAGCAACAGCACTTTCGGCGACGTGTATCTGGACATCAAGAAAACCTTTGGCGTTGGCCCGACCGCGCCCAGCGCCGAAATCACCATCATGCCCAACCGCGGCTCCGGCAATACGCTGCTGGATGGCGGGGCTGGCAACAATATCATCAATACGGCGGTGATCAATTTCCCGCTGTCCGATACCTGGAGCGTGAACGCGGGCTTGCAGAACAGCTTTGGCGGCTATGAGGTGCAGCAATCCAACCAGATGCTGACGCTGACCCACGGCTTGCTGTATGACTTCAGCGATCCAGGCAGCTATGTCGGCGCCGGCTTCGCCTGGAGCCACGATGTCTGGTCCTGGAAGTTCATGCTGGCGAACGAGCAATATCGCACGCATGCCAATATCGCAAGCAACAGCAATAACCAGACCACGGGCTTGCCGGTGTCCAAGAGCAACAACACGCCAAGCATTACCGCGCGGGTGGATTACAACTGGAGCAGCGCGCTGGATTTGGGCTGGTCTTTCAATGCCGGCAAGCAGACTTTGTTGACAAGCGCTGCGCAGAATCCACAGGTTCCGCCGGCTAATGGATGTCAGGCCGGCAATGTCGGTTATGGCTATCAGTGCACCTCGGCCAACCCGTACTCCAATTATTTCTTTACCGAAGCCGATGCCAGCTACACCTTGGGCGACATCCAGTACAACGCCGAAGTGGATTATGGCCAGCAGCAAAACGCAGCCTGGAGCGGCGGCTCTGCGGAATGGTATGGCTTGTCCTTGCTGGGACATCGCAAGTGGATGACGGAGAGCTTGGGCAAAATGGGCGCCACCGTTCGTTACGACTACCTGAACAATAGCAAGAATGGCGGCGGCGGCGGCGGCGTGGCCTTGAACGGCAATGGCTTCGATGGCGTCAACGCTTTCGGCATCTCTCAGGACTGCGTGGCTGCCGGCTCCAGCGATTGCAAAGGCGCCAACCGCCAGGCTTTGACCTTCGACTGGCTGTTGTTCCCGACCGACCAGCTGACGCTGAAGTTTGAATACCGCCATGACTGGGCTAGCCAGAATGTGTTCCTGCGCAACGATGGCAGCTATCGCAAGAGCAACGACTTGATCGGCGCGCAAGCGGTTTATACCTTCTGA
- a CDS encoding ABC transporter permease subunit: MIKPSKPLAFLVLGFGYAFLYLPIVLLVLYSFNESKLVTVWSGFSTKWYAALLEDDELITAAWLSLKIALMTATASVVIGTWAGFVLGRFGRFRLFTLFTGMVNAPLVIPEVIQGISLLLLFVAMEQSFGWPEGRGVFTIWIGHVMLCVSYVTIVVQSRVRELNLSLEEAAMDLGARPLKVFFVITLPLISQALVSGWLLSFTLSLDDLVLTAFLSGPGSTTLPMVIFSRVRLGLNPEMNALATLFIVLVTVGVVAANLYMGARTRKREKEMRLAFANG, encoded by the coding sequence ATGATCAAGCCGAGCAAACCGCTGGCCTTCCTGGTATTGGGATTCGGCTATGCCTTCCTGTATCTGCCCATCGTGCTGTTGGTGCTGTATTCCTTCAACGAGTCCAAGCTGGTGACGGTGTGGTCGGGTTTTTCCACCAAATGGTATGCGGCGCTGCTGGAGGATGACGAGCTGATCACCGCCGCCTGGCTCAGCCTGAAGATCGCGCTGATGACCGCCACGGCGTCGGTGGTGATCGGCACCTGGGCCGGTTTCGTGCTGGGGCGCTTCGGCCGTTTCCGCCTGTTCACCTTGTTTACCGGCATGGTCAATGCGCCCTTGGTGATCCCCGAAGTGATCCAGGGCATCTCCCTATTGCTGTTGTTCGTGGCGATGGAGCAGAGCTTTGGCTGGCCGGAGGGGAGGGGCGTGTTCACCATCTGGATCGGCCACGTGATGCTGTGCGTCTCCTACGTCACCATCGTGGTGCAATCTCGAGTGCGCGAACTGAATCTGTCGCTGGAGGAGGCTGCGATGGATCTGGGCGCGCGGCCCTTGAAGGTGTTCTTTGTCATCACCCTGCCTTTGATTTCGCAGGCCTTGGTGTCGGGCTGGCTGCTGTCCTTCACCTTGTCGCTGGATGACCTGGTATTGACGGCCTTTCTGTCCGGCCCCGGCTCCACCACCTTGCCGATGGTGATTTTCTCGCGGGTGCGGCTGGGTTTGAATCCGGAGATGAACGCGCTGGCCACGCTGTTCATCGTATTGGTGACGGTGGGCGTGGTGGCGGCCAATCTTTACATGGGAGCGCGCACCCGCAAGCGCGAAAAGGAAATGCGTCTGGCTTTCGCCAATGGCTGA